The genomic interval CTCCCCTTGTGCCTCATCAAGTCCTTTGTTTCTTGCACCACCCAAGCCTTGATTTTCTTGCTCAAAGTAACAGATTCTACAATCCCTTTGTGCATATTCTTGCACGATTTCTCCACTACTATCCGTGCTGCCGTCATTTACGCAAATAATCTCTAAGTTTGTATAACTTTGACTGATAATAGAATCTAAACATTGTGCCACATACTTCTCCACATTATAAATTGGAATAATCACTGAAACTAAAGGCTTATCTTGGGGCTTAAAATCTCGCATTTATGCCGCCCTCACAACTATAAATGCAAATTGTTGCTCTCTCTTTAAAATAAGACTTAATAAAAAAGGTGCATAAAAGGCTACATTATATACCCCCCCCCCCCCGAAGAATCTGCACGTTGTGCAAATCTCTCATATAATGTAATACCAAAGAGTTTTATCACACTATATTCTTTAAAAAGTCGCACACGAAAGTAGGATTTGAATTTTTGTTTATAAAATTTGAGAATTAATATAAAAAGTTGTAAAGGCGAGATTAAAAGATGATTTAAATAGCTCAACCTTTGGTGTATGCGCTCAAATTCCAAATTAAGAGCGTGAGACATATCTCTATTTTGCAAAGCAATCTCATTAGCTGATAAAATCATATTGAGCATACACAGAGATTCTATACTGCCTTTTCCCTCACATATGCTCTCTGTAAGGTTTGTAGCAATAATACGCGCACGTGATAATGTGAGATTATAAAGCTTATCAAGTTTATGCGCTCTAGCAAAATAAAGCACATCAAGCAAACCTTTATTTTGGTCGCTCCAGTGCGTTTCACTCCAAGCAAGAAAAGACTTTTGATGTCCTATGCGATAGCAATAAGTAACCTCTGAAAGCGCATAGAATCTTTGTGCTGCTATCATCACTTTGACAAAAAATACAGGGTCTTCATAGCGCGTATAATGTGGGTGAAAAATATGTGAATCTATTAAAAATTTTCTATCATAAATAAAGCGCGTCCAGCCAAAATCAAATTGATAATCTTTGTATTCCACAAAACCATTGTGTGTAAAAGTATAGCCATAAAGAATACTTGGAAAATCTGTATTAATTACACCATTTTTATAATCACTAAAACACCCACCACAAATAAGAGCTTGATTTGCCACCGCATTGGTATAGAGCGTAAAAAGTGTATCGTGCGAGGGACAAAAATCATCAGAGTCAATAAAATATACAAATTTGCCTCTTGCAAGATTTAAAGCCTCATTTCTAGCTTTTGCCACACCTGCATTAGCCTTGTGAATAGCTACTATACGCTTATCACTTTGGGCGAAAGATTCTAAAATACTCCCGCTTTTATCTGTGCTGCCGTCATTTACGCAAATAATCTCTATTTCACGCAAAGTTTGATTAATGACAGAATCTAGGCATTCTCTCAAATATTTTTCTACATTATAGATTGGTATTATCACTGATACGAGGGGATTATGATTGTTCATTTTCGCCCCCTTAATGCACATAAAAGGGATGTAAAACCGCAAAATAGTTTAAATTTAGGATTCATAAATATCGTTTTAGCACTCGTAGTTTGCACACATAGAATCGATTGACATTGCCATCACTCACCCAACCGAGCCATTTTCTTTTTGCTCTAAATTTAAAAAAGACTAAGGGTAGTTCTTTTATTTTAAGATTCTCTTGTGTTTTTTTATAAGCAATCCATACATTAAATAATCGCTCGCTCAAAAACCCAAAAACTCTTGCTTGATAACTATCATAATTTTTATAAGCACTCAAAGGCTCAATGGCAAACAAAATATCAAAAATCCACTCACAATATTCAAGATATAATGCCTTTTTCATAATATACATATTTGCTATATGCCAAAGTATAGGTTTTTTGTGGAGTATATCTAATGCAATTTGATACATCTGTGGATATTTTGAAGCGATATACTCTAGCGCTAAATCCATATCTTTTATATAATGCACCTCATCATATAATTCATATAATGATAAATGTTGTGCTCTTTGCTTATCATCGTGGTCAATAACCAAAGTTGGAAGCACTATATCATAACCCTTTAGAGATTCAATAATATTTTGAGGATTAAGCCCATATTGTTGATAAAAATCACTAAAAAAACCTCTTATGGAATCATAATAACATTTTTGTGTTCTAGGCATATCAAAATGAGTAGAATCTCTAAAATCAAACACTCTACGATAATGAAATAACCCATAATAATCTGCTTCAAGATTCTTCCACGCCCAATACATTGCAGTGAGTTCGCAAAAGTAAGGGTTAAGCTCACTGATATGCTCTCCACTATTATCATACAAAAGTGGCACATTTGCACTCCGACAAAGTCGCTCTAACTCGTCTTTTATCTGTGGTTTTGCATTTGCCGCACCTAGCAAAATCGGTTGAAGCACCTCATTACTAATAATAGGGCTTATCTTATGATAGCAGACTAAAATTTTGATATTCATACCTACTCCTCATCAAGCTTTTTAGTTGTAAAGTGTGCGTGGGAGTGAGGGGGCAAAATAGGTTTTTTATATATGCGTATAAATAAAAAATAATATCGCTCACAATCTGGCGCACTGACTTTGCCAAAAAACTTACTTTGCTTGTTATAAAGAAGCTTACTTTTTACTTCAAGCACATTCAATTTACGCGTTTTCAACTGATAGGCAAGCCACACGTTAAAAAGCCACTCACTTAAAAATCCAAAGACTCTCGCTTCGTGTGCATCATAAGATTTATAATCAATTTGCTCTTGCAAAGCAAAAAGCACATCAAAGAGCCACTCACAATATTCAAAA from Helicobacter hepaticus ATCC 51449 carries:
- a CDS encoding glycosyltransferase family 2 protein, giving the protein MNNHNPLVSVIIPIYNVEKYLRECLDSVINQTLREIEIICVNDGSTDKSGSILESFAQSDKRIVAIHKANAGVAKARNEALNLARGKFVYFIDSDDFCPSHDTLFTLYTNAVANQALICGGCFSDYKNGVINTDFPSILYGYTFTHNGFVEYKDYQFDFGWTRFIYDRKFLIDSHIFHPHYTRYEDPVFFVKVMIAAQRFYALSEVTYCYRIGHQKSFLAWSETHWSDQNKGLLDVLYFARAHKLDKLYNLTLSRARIIATNLTESICEGKGSIESLCMLNMILSANEIALQNRDMSHALNLEFERIHQRLSYLNHLLISPLQLFILILKFYKQKFKSYFRVRLFKEYSVIKLFGITLYERFAQRADSSGGGGYIM
- a CDS encoding DUF4422 domain-containing protein, with the translated sequence MNIKILVCYHKISPIISNEVLQPILLGAANAKPQIKDELERLCRSANVPLLYDNSGEHISELNPYFCELTAMYWAWKNLEADYYGLFHYRRVFDFRDSTHFDMPRTQKCYYDSIRGFFSDFYQQYGLNPQNIIESLKGYDIVLPTLVIDHDDKQRAQHLSLYELYDEVHYIKDMDLALEYIASKYPQMYQIALDILHKKPILWHIANMYIMKKALYLEYCEWIFDILFAIEPLSAYKNYDSYQARVFGFLSERLFNVWIAYKKTQENLKIKELPLVFFKFRAKRKWLGWVSDGNVNRFYVCKLRVLKRYL